DNA sequence from the Candidatus Planktophila sulfonica genome:
AGCTGGTCGAGCGAAGCGGTATCGATTCCTGATGTGAGGCTCATGTCATCCAATTCGGTTGTATGAAAAGTAGTTGAAAGTTCAACATATTCTACTTCTGCCGTACACTTCTATGCATGGCAGGGCAAAACGCTACAACACCACGTTGGTTAAACCCTGCCGAAATGAAGGCTTGGCGCCGCTACATCATCGCTAGCCGCCGCCTACTTGAGGCCTTGGATTACGACCTCGATCATCACGAACTTTCGATGGCAGATTATGAAGTTTTGGCTCAGCTCAGCGATGCCCCAGAGCGGAAGATGCGTATGAGTGAATTGGCTGATGTTGCCATGCTCTCAAGGTCGCGTCTTTCGCACAGAATTAAGGTGATGGAGAAGGCCGGCTGGGTGAAGCGAGAAGCCTGCCCTGACGATAAACGTGGCTACTTTGCTGTGATGACGGCCAAGGGATGGAAGGCAATTGTGGCTGCAGCCCCAGACCATGTCGATAGCGTTCGCACTCGGTTCTTAGATCACCTCACAAAGGAAGATCAACGAGTTCTTGCTGAAATTTTTGAACGCGTTACAGATTCATTGAAAGAGAATCCAATCGAGGAATAAACTCCAGAAGATTAACTTCCATTTATTTTCTTGCAATAAAAAACCCCGCCAGTTACCTGGCGGGGTTTTTTATAAGAGGTTAAATTACTTAGCCTTCTTAACTGCCTTCTTACGACGCTTTGGAGCAGCCTTCTTTGCAGCTGGCTTAGCAGCTGCCTTCTTGCGCTTTGGAGCAGCCTTCTTAGCAGCTGGCTTTGCAGCCTTCTTACGACGCTTCTTTGGAGCAGCAACTGTTGCAGCTGCAGCCTTCTTCTTGCGGCGCTTTGGAGCAGCCTTCTTAGCAGCTGGCTTTGCAGCTGCTGCCTTCTTGCGGCGCTTTGGAGCAGCCTTCTTAGCTGCTGCCTTCTTGCGGCGCTTTGGAGCTGCCTTCTTTGCAGCTGGCTTTGCAGCTGCCTTCTTGCGCTTTGGAGCTGCCTTCTTCGCAGCTGCCTTCTTACGACGCTTTGGTGCAGCTGCCTTTACAGCAGCCTTCTTACGACGCTTTGGAGC
Encoded proteins:
- a CDS encoding MarR family winged helix-turn-helix transcriptional regulator produces the protein MAGQNATTPRWLNPAEMKAWRRYIIASRRLLEALDYDLDHHELSMADYEVLAQLSDAPERKMRMSELADVAMLSRSRLSHRIKVMEKAGWVKREACPDDKRGYFAVMTAKGWKAIVAAAPDHVDSVRTRFLDHLTKEDQRVLAEIFERVTDSLKENPIEE